The genomic window ATTTGAAGAATACAGACTCAATTCTCGTATCAGCCCTGAAATATATCTTGGCGTAGTTGCGATTGTCAAAGATGGCGATTCACTCAGGTTGGTGGAGGAAGGTAACTTTGATGAACGCAGCGTTGTTGCATATTGCGTCAAGATGAAATATATTGATGATATATATTCGCTGAAACATATAATCAGGCACAAGCTCGATACCAATTTGCTATCGCTCATAGCCCAAAAGATTTACGCTTTTCATAAAAGTGCGGATAATACAGAAGGCTTACAGGGCTTTGGCGGCATCAAAGAGATAAGCAAAAACTCACTGGAAAATTTTGACCAGATTGAAAAATATATAGGGGCGATAGTTACTGCGGATGATTATGACTTCATGCGAAACTGGACCGAGAATTTCATAACACAGCACACAGCGGTATTTGAAAACCGCAACGCTGGGGGGTTTGTGCGCGATTGTCACGGTGACCTCCACTGTGAACATATTTACTATAAAGATGGTGCAATAATCATTCTTGACTGCATTGAATTCAATAAGCGATTTAGATATATAGATACAATTTCGGATATTGCATTTCTACTCATGGATTTAGATATCAACGGAAAAAAAGAAGAATCAAATCGACTGTGCGCACAGTACATTCAGCTTTCAGGAGATTATGATGGTGTGCTGCTTTTGCCCTTTTACAAGGCATATCGTGCAATGGTACGGGCAAAAATAAATAGCTTTCAATCAGACAATGAAGGAATAACTCAAAAAGAAAGAGATGGTTTTGTGCAAAAGGCTTCGCAATATTTTCAGCTTGCAAAGCAATATATGCAACAGCGTAGTAATGGTATTGTTTATACAGTATTTGGCAACATTGGTAGCGGTAAAAGCACTATAGCCATGGAATTGGCTGCACTTACAGGAGGTGTAGTTATTAATTCTGATGCGGTGCGAAAGAAATTAGCTGGCCTTGATATTTTTGATAATGCAAAAGCAAAAGTTGGAGAAGGTATTTACAATCCAGAAATGACTGAACGAGTTTATTTAACAATGAAACAAAAAGCCTTGGCGATAGCTCAGAAAGGAAACCCCGTGATCCTTGATGGTACTTTTTACAGTAAAAAGCTGCGAAATGATTTTTATCAGTTTTTCCAGGATAAGGGGATTGCTATGCATTTTATTTTTGCAGATTGCTCCCAAGATGAACTTATAAGAAGAATTGAGAAAAGGCAAAAGGATGCATCAATTTCAGATGCAACTGTAGAAACATTTATGCAGTTAAAGGATAGGTTTGAAAATCCTGATGAAGATGAACCAGAAGTTTATAAAATTAATACAGAAACAGGTATAGATGATATATATCATCAATTGAAGAATCTCTTTTTTATAGAAAATTGATGAGTAATATGGGTTTGATTGTTAATGTTATATTAATATTTCATTGTTACATGTTGATACTACAAATTTTGACAAGTTAAATACTTTATTAAAAGAAGTAAAACTTGGTCAAACTAATATTATTATAGACAATTGGGGTGAACAAAACGAGTTAGTTCCGCAATACTATATGTTGCTTTAATTATTTTATAAAGAAAGCATTCATGAATTTCTCATCCATTACGAAATGCGTTTTGGGTTATTATGATCATTAAAAGAATTAAAGGAATTTGACCAAATATAT from Spirochaetota bacterium includes these protein-coding regions:
- a CDS encoding AAA family ATPase, translated to MNEIISFLSNPKSYNHSVDTVNVVQTHISYVFIAKPYVYKLKKPVDFGFLNFVSFEDRKFYTFEEYRLNSRISPEIYLGVVAIVKDGDSLRLVEEGNFDERSVVAYCVKMKYIDDIYSLKHIIRHKLDTNLLSLIAQKIYAFHKSADNTEGLQGFGGIKEISKNSLENFDQIEKYIGAIVTADDYDFMRNWTENFITQHTAVFENRNAGGFVRDCHGDLHCEHIYYKDGAIIILDCIEFNKRFRYIDTISDIAFLLMDLDINGKKEESNRLCAQYIQLSGDYDGVLLLPFYKAYRAMVRAKINSFQSDNEGITQKERDGFVQKASQYFQLAKQYMQQRSNGIVYTVFGNIGSGKSTIAMELAALTGGVVINSDAVRKKLAGLDIFDNAKAKVGEGIYNPEMTERVYLTMKQKALAIAQKGNPVILDGTFYSKKLRNDFYQFFQDKGIAMHFIFADCSQDELIRRIEKRQKDASISDATVETFMQLKDRFENPDEDEPEVYKINTETGIDDIYHQLKNLFFIEN